The following proteins come from a genomic window of Lolium rigidum isolate FL_2022 chromosome 5, APGP_CSIRO_Lrig_0.1, whole genome shotgun sequence:
- the LOC124656880 gene encoding E3 ubiquitin-protein ligase RSL1-like, which produces MGSKPAPPLAEHLSSPVMAASTITDVPLPIYISSDDEDDDIAVLGTSRRSDEIQIQQAILLSIDSSASPSRDVARTSKESIPDRKGKRVKLLRQVIDVDDIVEVVDLDDDDSLILLEAVANGKVKNPSNGAVFKVGCKSSRRATTIDRFYCMICTETVSGIQRFPVAGCAHAFCASCVRQYIAAKVEQNLLSIGCPDPGCKVGVLHPEDCRRVIPPPLFDRWGAALCEAALPGELKFYCPFKDCSALMVDDTSPEHAAAAVTTNVECPHCNRMFCARCKVPWHDGVQCAEFQRLGEDERGRDDLLLRKVAQQRRWGRCPGCRMYVEKVSGCDSMHCR; this is translated from the coding sequence ATGGGAAGCAAGCCAGCGCCGCCGCTGGCCGAACATCTGTCGTCGCCGGTCATGGCGGCCTCCACCATCACCGACGTTCCATTGCCCATCTACATCTCatctgacgacgaagacgacgacataGCAGTCCTTGGCACTTCCAGGAGATCCGACGAGATTCAGATCCAGCAGGCCATCCTCCTCTCCATCGACTCCTCGGCCTCGCCCTCTCGCGACGTCGCCAGAACCTCCAAAGAATCCATTCCAGACCGCAAAGGCAAGCGTGTAAAGTTGCTACGTCAAGTCATCGATGTAGATGATATAGTTGAAGTCGTCGACCTAGATGACGATGACAGCTTGATCTTGCTCGAAGCTGTAGCCAACGGAAAGGTGAAAAACCCGAGCAATGGCGCGGTGTTCAAGGTCGGCTGCAAAAGCTCCCGCAGGGCCACGACCATCGACCGGTTCTACTGCATGATCTGCACGGAGACGGTCTCCGGCATACAGCGCTTCCCCGTGGCCGGGTGCGCGCACGCGTTCTGCGCCAGCTGCGTGAGGCAGTACATCGCCGCCAAGGTCGAGCAGAACCTGCTGTCCATCGGCTGCCCCGATCCGGGCTGCAAGGTCGGCGTGCTGCACCCGGAGGACTGCCGGCGCGTGATCCCGCCGCCGCTCTTCGACAGGTGGGGCGCGGCGCTATGCGAAGCAGCGCTCCCCGGGGAGCTCAAGTTCTACTGTCCCTTCAAGGATTGCTCGGCGCTGATGGTCGACGACACCAGTCCCgagcacgcggcggcggcggtaacAACGAACGTGGAGTGCCCCCACTGCAACCGGATGTTCTGCGCGCGGTGCAAGGTGCCGTGGCACGACGGCGTCCAGTGCGCCGAGTTCCAGCGGCTCGGCGAGGACGAGCGCGGCCGCGACGATCTGCTGCTCAGGAAGGTCGCGCAGCAGCGGAGGTGGGGGAGGTGCCCCGGCTGCAGGATGTACGTCGAGAAGGTGTCCGGCTGCGACTCCATGCACTGCAGGTAA